From Scomber scombrus chromosome 21, fScoSco1.1, whole genome shotgun sequence, one genomic window encodes:
- the LOC134003109 gene encoding hyaluronan-binding protein 2-like, with amino-acid sequence MARICITTVYLIALLVHLGAPTVFGQELYIITEEDTDDYYYYDFATEIPAQDVDLTLDDWLYELMDVKDTCEPNPCLNGGLCDTTLDGFVCSCPEPYTGKTCQTVKDVCHSARCGQGTCVFKSTAPFYECKCQPPFKPPHCRKASACRPSPCQNGGTCTKGPKRSSFQCSCPVGYSGKFCEVRPNDCYQEDGELYRGMVSVTVDGEDCLDWNSYFILQKGGDPFREYAGFDGIGPHNYCRNPDGDDQPWCYINKNGTLRWSYCNVNKCSGAPATPPTIHETDPTPAKPNVAAAQFSQCGSPQPGRSARIFGGKKSLPGAHPWQVSLQTRPKHSSGPFNHICGGILLESCWVLTAAHCIKAEMEMQVVLGGVDIGKDEVYDQVIPVEKAVVHEDYKESPFALHNDVAMLQLRAINKPYCAKETRFVKTACLPNQPFDSGTECVISGWGVTETQKYGTNQLLDARVLLISQEKCKAPHVYGESLDDSMFCAGNMKGGVDSCQGDSGGPLVCERNGTHYVVGVVSWGDGCGKKYKPGVYANVRRFIDWISYYLMQ; translated from the exons aTAATCACAGAAGAGGACACTGATG attattattattatgactttgCCACTGAAATCCCAGCCCAAGATGTTGATTTGACTCTGGATGACTGGTTGTACGAACTCATGGATGTCAAAG ATACATGTGAACCCAATCCATGTTTGAATGGAGGTCTCTGTGACACTACTCTTGATGGCTTTGTGTGTTCGTGCCCTGAGCCTTACACAGGAAAGACATGTCAGACAG tgaaaGATGTTTGCCACAGTGCCAGATGTGGCCAAGGAACCTGTGTTTTCAAATCTACCGCACCATTCTATGAGTGCAAGTGCCAGCCTCCCTTCAAACCACCCCACTGCAGAAAAG CTTCAGCCTGCAGACCCAGTCCATGTCAGAATGGAGGCACCTGCACAAAGGGACCCAAACGTTCCTCCTTCCAGTGTTCTTGTCCTGTAGGATATAGTGGGAAGTTCTGTGAAGTTC GCCCGAACGACTGTTACCAAGAGGATGGAGAGTTGTATCGGGGCATGGTGAGTGTAACAGTTGATGGGGAAGACTGCCTGGACTGGAATTCCTATTTTATCCTGCAGAAAGGTGGCGATCCTTTCAGAGAGTATGCAGGCTTTGATGGAATTGGACCACACAATTATTGCAG GAACCCTGATGGAGATGATCAGCCCTGGTGTTATATCAACAAAAATGGCACACTGAGGTGGAGCTATTGTAATGTCAACAAATGCTCTGGAG CTCCAGCCACCCCACCAACCATCCATGAAACAGATCCAACTCCCGCTAAGCCGAATGTGGCCGCTGCCCAGTTCTCCCAGTGTGGGAGTCCACAGCCTGGCCGCTCAGCCAGGATCTTTGGAGGGAAAAAGTCTCTGCCTGGTGCTCATCCATGGCAGGTTTCCCTGCAGACCAGACCCAAGCACTCCTCCGGGCCCTTTAACCACATCTGTGGAGGCATACTTCTTGAGTCCTGCTGGGTTCTCACTGCTGCACACTGCAT TAAAGCTGAAATGGAAATGCAAGTGGTGCTGGGAGGAGTGGACATAGGGAAGGATGAAGTATATGACCAGGTGATTCCTGTGGAGAAAGCTGTTGTGCATGAGGATTATAAGGAGAGCCCCTTTGCTCTTCATAATGATGTTG CCATGCTTCAGCTGAGAGCCATCAACAAGCCGTACTGTGCTAAAGAAACACGCTTTGTAAAGACAGCCTGCCTGCCAAACCAGCCCTTCGACAGCGGGACGGAGTGTGTGATCTCAGGATGGGGTGTGACTGAAACAC AGAAGTATGGTACCAACCAGCTGCTGGATGCTCGTGTTCTCCTGATCTCCCAGGAGAAATGTAAAGCTCCCCATGTCTACGGAGAGTCACTGGATGACAGCATGTTCTGTGCAGGCAACATGAAAGGAGGTGTCGACTCCTGCCAG GGAGACTCTGGTGGTCCTCTGGTGTGTGAGCGTAATGGGACTCACTATGTCGTTGGAGTGGTGAGCTGGGGCGACGGATGTGGCAAGAAGTACAAACCTGGTGTCTATGCCAACGTCAGGAGATTTATTGACTGGATTAGTTATTATTTAATGCAATAA